TCGGCAAGGCGTCCTGATCCATGGGCAAGTCCATCGCCAGCCGGTTCGACAATGTCGATATCGCCAAGAGCACCCTGCGTGCGGTCATCATCAACGATGACGAACTGACGCTGGAGATGGATTTCTGCCTCGAGCCCGAGCATCCCGAATACGAGGCGCCGGGCGCGGGGGAAGAATGCTGCTTCCACCCCGGAATGCTCAAATTCGCGGGCATTTCAAAGCTCAACCTCGACCGCCGCGAAACCGGCGGCGAGGGCAAGCAACGCCGTTTCGCAATCGACACGTTCAACATTGAAGGCACGAAATTCGACATGGCCTGCGAGTGGGGAGACATCCACCTGCAAGCCCGTTCGATCCGCGTGCTCACCGAGTAAGAGATACCCATGGCCGCAATTTCCGGACTGATCCGCGTGATGGAGAAAGCCGCACGCAAGGCGGGTGGCCGCCTGCGCCGCGATTTCGGCGAGATCGAACATTTGCAGGTAAGCCGCAAGGGCCCTGCCGACTTCGTGTCGAAGGCCGACATGCGTGCAGAGCGCACGATCTATGACGAGCTGCTCCAGGCGCGCCCCGATTGGGGCTTCGAAATGGAAGAAGCCGGCACCATCGAAGGTGCAGACGGCATGCCGCGCTGGATCGTCGACCCGCTCGACGGCACCAGCAACTTCCTCCACGGCATTCCGCATTTCGCGATCAGCATCGCGGTGCAGGAACGTAAGCTGGGCAGCGACGACTGGGGCGATGTGACCGCTGCCGTCGTCTACAACCCGGTCACCGACGAAACCTTCTGGGCGGAAAAGAGCCGCGGTGCATGGCTGCACGACGGGCGGTTGCGCGTTTCCTCGCGCCGCGCGCCGTCCGAAGCGCTGATCGCCACCGGCATTCCCTTCCAGGGCCACGGCGACTTTGCCGAATGGTCGCGCATCTTCGGTGCGATCGGCCCCAATGTCGCAGGCATCCGCCGCTTCGGCGCCGCCTCGCTCGACCTAGCCTGGCTTGCGGCAGGCCGGTTCGACGGTTTCTGGGAGAGCGGTCTCAACGACTGGGACACCGCAGCCGGTTGCCTGATCGTGCGCGAAGCAGGAGGCTTTGTCTCCGACTTCCGGGGCCGTTCGCAGCCGATCCATTCCAAGCAGGTGCTTGCCGCGAACGATGTCCTGCACTCCAAATTGCACAAGATGCTGGCGGGCGCGCTCAAATAGGGTGAAAACAGCGCTTGATGGCATGGGCGAGCGGGGCTAATCCCCGCCGTCCATCATGGGCCTCCGTGGCGGAATTGGTAGACGCGCTCGACTCAAAATCGAGTTTCTTACGAAGTGCCGGTTCGAGTCCGGCCGGGGGTACCACTCTTCTCTTTGCCGTAACCTTCTTGCCTGCCGGCACGAATGGTGGTGCATGACTGCCCACAAGGGGCGGCAAGGGGACTGACCATGAAAACACAGTCACAGGTAGGCGCTGTCGGTGCAGCGCTTTTGCTCACAGTGGCGAGCCAGGTGTTCTACATCACCGTCGTCTCGGGCTCCGCGAACGAGATGTTGCGGCCGCTCACGTGGTTCACCGAACTCTTCGCGTTTGCTGCAGTCTTGATCCTCGCGCTATCCCTATCGGTGCGCAGACCCGGGCAATCCGTGTTGTGGGCCGCAATCGCTGTGTCGGGAATGCTCAACCTGCTGCAAGTGGGCATGGGCCTCTCCATGTTCGCACCGGCAATGGAAGCCGGCGAGAGCGAACCGCAATTGTTCGCGACCGTGCTGGCTGGCGCGTTCTTCCTCTATTTCCTCGCCAAGCTGATCCTCGGCGCAGCGGCGCTTGGCGTAGGCGTAAGCCTTGCGCGCAAAGGATCTGGATGGGGAAAGGGCCTTGGCGTCCTGACGGCAATCGCTGGGTTTGGGGCAATAGTCCTCAACCTTCTCGCGATGATGGATGCGAAGGCGTGGACTCTCCCGGCAGG
This DNA window, taken from Qipengyuania seohaensis, encodes the following:
- a CDS encoding inositol monophosphatase family protein, whose amino-acid sequence is MAAISGLIRVMEKAARKAGGRLRRDFGEIEHLQVSRKGPADFVSKADMRAERTIYDELLQARPDWGFEMEEAGTIEGADGMPRWIVDPLDGTSNFLHGIPHFAISIAVQERKLGSDDWGDVTAAVVYNPVTDETFWAEKSRGAWLHDGRLRVSSRRAPSEALIATGIPFQGHGDFAEWSRIFGAIGPNVAGIRRFGAASLDLAWLAAGRFDGFWESGLNDWDTAAGCLIVREAGGFVSDFRGRSQPIHSKQVLAANDVLHSKLHKMLAGALK